Genomic DNA from bacterium:
ATGGACGGCTGTTTGTATGCGGGTACATGGGCTTATGGTCTTTCACGGTTCGACGGCAGTACATGGATCACATACCGTGAAGGTATTTATGGTTCACAAGTTCTGCGAAGCAACAATATAGGGTGTCTCGACTACGATCCGAACGGTGTGCTTTGGATAGGAACCCGCTTCGGCCTTACGAGATTCGATGGCGAGAAATGGCAGACTTATTTTGCGAGTCCGAGCGGTCTGGGAGACGATGAGATTCATGCGGTAAAAACAGGAGACAACGGTGAAGTCTGGGCTGCCACACGTGGCTCCGGTGTGTGTTGTTTTGACGGAAAAACATGGAAATCCTATACAGAAGAAACTTCGGGTCTTCTCAGTAACTGGGTATCAGCAATAAATATAGGGCGCTCCGGCGAGATATGGTTCGGCGTGCTGAATGGTATATCAAGGTTTGACGGTAAGGGGTGGAAATCGTACAGCAGCCGTACTGGGGTTGATATCCCAAGGAATGTTGCTGCCCTTGAAATCGATCCCGAAGGTACGGTGTGGGCAGGTACGCCATCAGGGCTATTCCGTCTAATCAGTGAGGTATGGGAGCCGCTCTATACCGAAATCGGTCCTGTAATTCTTTCCGGGCCGACGGATATGGCGTATGTCGAGCGCAATAAGGAAATGAGCTTTTCCTGGGCATCTTCCCCCGGAGCCGTTACTTACGAAATAGAGATTGCCGATAACGGTGATTTCCTTGACAGTGATCGACACCTTGTGAAAGATGCATCATTCTCATGGACACCTGACAGAGCGGCTGTTCAGAACACCCCCATGTACTGGAGAGTTCGCTTCGAGCGGATGGACGGCATCACGAGCGGATGGAGCACGCCACGGCGTTTCTATACTCAGAAAGAAGGAACATGGAGAGTATACAACACGAATAACGGCCTGATAAACAATAATGTTAACTGTCTGGCCATAGGACCGGACGGGTCTGTCTGGGCTGGTACGGAAGCAGGTCTGTCGGTTTTCGACGGAGAAACGTGGACCAGCTACACCGCGGAGAAAAACGGCCTTTTGTCCGATTATATACAAGCCATAACGGTCGATCGTGACAACGTCGCCTGGATAGGAACGCAATCCGGAATAAGCCGATTCGACGGTTGCACATGGACCACTTATACCATGTTAAACGGTTTACCAAACAATGACATACGTACATTAGCATCTGCCGGAAACGGGGATGTCTGGGCCGGAACCATGGGCGGCGGTGTCAGTAGGTTCGACGGTACAAAATGGAATAATTTCAGTCTTAAGAACAATAATGTGAACGAGCTCGTAATTGCTCCGAACGGTGATATCTGGGTAGCGACACATGGAGGAGGCATACAACATTTCGACGGGGTAAGATGGTCCGACCATTCCGAGGACACCGACTTACTCGGCAATTTCATCTACTGCGTGTGTGCAGCACCGGATGGAACAGTCTGGGCATCGATCAGCAAAACTGAATATTACAGTGATGCTCTCGGTATATTTTCATATGATGGCAGGAAGTGGACCCGTCATCTCACCGAAAGAGCAGTCGAACTGGTATATGGACCGGATGAAAAAATCTGGGCTCAGCTCGCCTACGGGAAATTGATGAAATATGACGGCAAAACATGGACATTCGATGCCACTGTTACATGGGAAGCCACCAGGGAAATGAGTGGTAGCCCAGTCTTCAGCCCAATTGTGTTCAGTCCTGATAATTCCATGTGGGGAGCCGCATGGGCAACTCATTGGGAACACGGGCCTTTTGGCGCAGGTATTTATGTGTATGACGATTATATCATGACTCCGGTCACCGAAAAAGACAGCACGGCTCCTTCCGCCCTCCTCATCACCGGCAGCTATCCCAATCCGTTTAATCCCTCGACCACCATCGAGTTTTTCCTGCCCGATGAAGGTTTTGCCAATCTTGTTATTTATAATATCATGGGCCAGAAAATCCGCACCCTTTTATCTCAGCCTGCGCAGGCGGGCAGACATTCGATCCTGTGGGATGGTACAAACGACCGGGGTGAGACGGTTTCCTCGGGAGTGTATCTGGCGAAACTGAAAGCAAGGTCGGGAATTACGTATCACCGCATGCTTCTTGTACGATAAAAGGTATTCAGGTATTATGATGATAATCCGTCAGGAATTTCTATTCATACGTTGAGGTTGGCGATGGCAAAAAAAATCGTAATGTGCATAACCGTAATAATCCTCGCTCTCATGGCAATAGTTACTCTTTTCTGCTCATCGGGCAATATATCCAAAAAAGGCACCGGCCCCGACTACCTCGCCATCGTCAGGAGCTATGCCGATGTCATGATCGAGCACGGCCGTGATGTCTACGGCACCGAGCATACACCGCTCTTCGCAGTCGCTCTCGACCGCAGCACGTTCCGTGTCCCCGAGGGCGACAAACTCAGGGAGATACTCGCCATCGAGCGCGCGGACTGGGGAATCAGGCCCCATGACCGGACAGTGCAGGGCGCCAATCCCATGCAGGACCAGAATCTCTACCAGGTGCTCTATGCCCTCACCGAGGTGACCGGCGACAAAACGTATACCCGTGAGGCGGACAAGGCACTCAGGTGGTTCTTCACACACTGCCAGAGCCCGGCGACCGGTCTGTTCGCATGGGGAGAGCACATCGGCTGGGATTTCACCACCGAAACCATCATCGACAAGCTGGCGGGCACCACCCACGAATTCGCCCGGCCGTGGTTGCTCTGGGGCAGATCATTCGAGCTCGCTCCCGAACCCTGCCGCGATTTCGCCCTCGGCCTCCGAAATCATCAGATCGCCGACCTGGAAAAGGGCCTGTATTCCCGTCACGCCCGCTACGATGTGCATGGCCCCGATACGGGCTCGGAATACCCCCGTCACGGCGGATTTTACATCGCAACCTGGGCCGCAGCCTACGAACACACGAAAGACCCCGTATTCCTCGATGCGATCGACAAGCTCGTCACCGCCTTCGAGAACCGCCGCAACAAAACGACTGGCGCGCTCATGGCGGAAACCCAGAGCCCCGATCTCATGTGGCCGCAGAGCAACCTCTCGCTTGCGGTCGATCTCTGGGACAGCGCGGAAAAGGTGCCGTACTGGCTCGCTGACAAGATGCGGGCATGCGCATCGAAAACGGACGAGGTGTTCCTGAAAATCCGGCACGATCTCTCTCCCGGCGGCAAAGGATTCATGATCCATACGGTCACCTCGACACTGGAGCCCGGCTGGTGGCGCGGCGGAAAACCGGACGATTCCATGCGCCATTTCACCGACACATGGGCGACAGGGTACGGCGACGCGACGGATGCACAGATAGCCATGCTCTGCTACCTCCGGTACGAACAGGTGCCGCTCGAGGGCTACCGCAGGCTCGTGCTCGATACCGCGGCGCGGTACTTGACGAGCGAGCCGGACACGACCATCGCGCTCTATCCCGGAGCGCTTGCCGATGCCATAGCTCTCCTGCTCTCCGTGTACCGTATGACCGGCGAGCAGCGGTATCTCGACCGCGCCGATGTATTCGGCAGGCGGGCGGTGGAGATATTCTTCGGCGATTCACCGCTCCCGCGGGCAAGCTCGAAGCACGACCACTACGAGGCGATTACACGGGGTGACACGCTCGTCATGGACCTCCTGCTCCTCTGGATGGCGGA
This window encodes:
- a CDS encoding T9SS type A sorting domain-containing protein, producing the protein MAVQGDYLWYFTGRNVTRLNMKTLMSKVFTPEDGLVSPFVDRIVAGPDGTIWFASDEGLSRFDGVSFTTFPRKLRPLWGFDIAPDGIVWVVDNTYKKLNRFDGVVWTEYSVGDSLAYDYVSSLAVGRNGDVWVATFDSDREAGLVSRYDGSIWQTYSPKNGFPGSHVTSITVGPDGVVWFGTNDGLYRYDGITCRHYTTADGLGCVLVKNITVAPDGIVWIGVEANIINVSRDNGATLDVISNEHKADCIAFDSNNVAYIGNGIDIYRYGEPRLPGREPPQLVNPSDMSVLPYSEETTFMWTSFPGAEAYEVQFWSYKPDYNRQGGTVVYEPFLTMTMNELYTESEPAWWRVRARIGDEYSQWSETLRFSTALPPVRLSSPADMALVEKNTVITFLWAESEFAYLYEVQFSDTPDFINPKQHQVTANNILHGTGEGYTDLEPAYWRVRIRRNDQYSDWSTVFRYYTERPELQNDFSRYNAENDIHALLYLDGYIWCGTSAGLIRWNPHDRTYKRFSMTDGLVHDTVTALTIDPEGLLWIGTKGGVSKFDGSSWMGWTTADGLAENYITSVEIGMDGCLYAGTWAYGLSRFDGSTWITYREGIYGSQVLRSNNIGCLDYDPNGVLWIGTRFGLTRFDGEKWQTYFASPSGLGDDEIHAVKTGDNGEVWAATRGSGVCCFDGKTWKSYTEETSGLLSNWVSAINIGRSGEIWFGVLNGISRFDGKGWKSYSSRTGVDIPRNVAALEIDPEGTVWAGTPSGLFRLISEVWEPLYTEIGPVILSGPTDMAYVERNKEMSFSWASSPGAVTYEIEIADNGDFLDSDRHLVKDASFSWTPDRAAVQNTPMYWRVRFERMDGITSGWSTPRRFYTQKEGTWRVYNTNNGLINNNVNCLAIGPDGSVWAGTEAGLSVFDGETWTSYTAEKNGLLSDYIQAITVDRDNVAWIGTQSGISRFDGCTWTTYTMLNGLPNNDIRTLASAGNGDVWAGTMGGGVSRFDGTKWNNFSLKNNNVNELVIAPNGDIWVATHGGGIQHFDGVRWSDHSEDTDLLGNFIYCVCAAPDGTVWASISKTEYYSDALGIFSYDGRKWTRHLTERAVELVYGPDEKIWAQLAYGKLMKYDGKTWTFDATVTWEATREMSGSPVFSPIVFSPDNSMWGAAWATHWEHGPFGAGIYVYDDYIMTPVTEKDSTAPSALLITGSYPNPFNPSTTIEFFLPDEGFANLVIYNIMGQKIRTLLSQPAQAGRHSILWDGTNDRGETVSSGVYLAKLKARSGITYHRMLLVR